From Brassica rapa cultivar Chiifu-401-42 chromosome A06, CAAS_Brap_v3.01, whole genome shotgun sequence:
AATAGCAATAGCTCAATGATTCAGCAAAATCGCAATGCGATAatatcaaagaagaagaagaacaaagggAATAGAATGCTCCGACGAATGAGAGAGACGATACACTCTCGATTTAGAGTGATTTGATTGGTCAGTAAGAGAATGACACTTTCAACATTAACCATCCACAGAGAGAATATTTATGTGAAAATTAGTATTAGTATGACATAATGAATTTTACCTCGTTAAGAGTATCTGAACGTTTCACTGGGACCAATTGACAGTTCTAATTTAAATGATGAAAGCACAAATTCTGCTAAAAACCAGGATTGTTTTAAGTTTATTCAAACATTTAAGAAGACGACAGAGAATACAACAACAAGAGCTTCTGTTCTAAACAAGACAATGGCTCTCCTGAATGTTAAGACTTTGAATGAACAATAACCAGACCGAGATGAACAATTTTAAACCACTAAATCTCCTTCTAATCCAATGGATTAATAATAGAGCTTCATGATAGATAGATTCCATGTTAAAAAGCTAAGTCAAGTCACTTTTTCTTGATCTTCTTAGCTGAATGACCCGTCTTCCTTTTGTGCCTGCTAAAATCTGAGACAAACCTGAATGTCTGACTACAACCCGGTTCAGCACATACATAAGGCCTCTCACCAGTGTGTACCCTTATGTGTTCCGTTCTAGACCAAGCCCACTTGAACGTCATCTTGCACCCCTTCCATGGACATTTCAGTGGACGCTCATCTGAGTGAACGCGCTGGTGCTGAACCAGATACTTGTGTGAGAAGAAGTTTTTGCCACAGCCTTTAACAGGGCAGATGTTTCTtttatgcagagacaactgttTTTCTGAACTGAAACTCATTGTGCAACCCTCCATGTCACATTGGTACGGCAAGCATTCCTCTTGTTCATCTTCCTCCACCTCTTCTTCACTTGCGACTCCGGAGAGGGAAGAAACATTACTTCCTTTCTTACCAgttttctttggttttgtctCCAAAGACCTTCTCGGGGGCTTCAGGGTTCTCACCCTTATCCGTGTGCTAGCTtcctcactttcttcttcattttcctCCACCTCTTCTTCACTTGCAACTTCTGAGAAGGAAACATTTCTTCCCTTCTTACCAGTTTTCTTCGGCTTTGTTGCTGAAGATCCTCTCGAGGGTTTCGGGGTTCTCACCCTAAGCCGTGTGCTAGGTCCCTCCATGTATGAATCTAgctctttcatcttctttctGGATCCAGACTGTAGCAAAGTGCGACCTCCTGTGTCTCCCAGACTCTGAACTATCTTGGTTTTTACTTTACGTTTAGCGATGGACCTGGTTTGCCTTTTCCCGCTACTGCAAAAGTCTTGTTCCTCCAATGAATTCTCTTCTGAATCGTACTCGTCATCCATTCGACTAGTCTGTGCATCACTTGTGAATACCCTTTCCCTTTGCTGATCTTCTGAATCATATGAAACCAGATCTCTAAAAACTTTAGTCCGTTTGCTCCTTGGAATCCCTCTAGGGTGCCTGTACATATCATTATCACCATACATTGGCTGGTCCTCTCTGTATACCTGAAAGCCATTCTCCTTCGAGCTTTCTGAAGATGCATATTCCCTCCTTACAGTATATTCTTGTCCAAGTGAACGCTCTGAAACTTCATCATCATCTGATTCAACACCCTTGAGCTGTTGCTGATCAGACATTTGATTCGACGAATCACCAGAAACCTCATTCCCCGTCTCAAAATAAGACTCTTCCTCATCCCCGTAAGCCCTCCATTGCTGCTTATAGGAATGATCCTCTGATGTGTCATCAGAAACTCCTGCTTCCCTCTTAAAAGAGGTAAGCTTCTTGCGTGGCGCAGCCTTCCCTCTCGCCTTTCTCTTCCTAGAATACTTTCTTCCGAACATTGTGGTTGCATCTCTAGAGTCATTACCATGAACAGTGACATCCTCATCCAGAGCAGCTCGCAGATGACTTCTTTCAGTTTCTTCTCCCTCAAAGTCCTCCTCCAGCAGAAAAGGATGCACctgaagaaagaaaacaaaaccagTCTTAAACTGAAGCAAACCAAGCAGAAAAGTCTGAACAAGTATGGTTTCAAGTTAATCAAATAGTGTACCTGATGCGACATCCAAACCTTACCACACCATTTTCCAGCAACATATTTCCTCTGTCTGGAAGATCTTATACCAGAAACTTGGGGAGTTGCTGGAGAGGTGCGACCGAACACATTGTAAATGACGGAGTTGTAAGGCATCTGCTTACTGTAGAGAGGAGAGCGACTGAGGATAGCACTGTGAGAAAGGTTAATACCCAACTTTACAGCCCAGTCGCTGTTCCCAGCCTTAGCTTCAACGTTTGCCAACGCCGCCTGGATCGTTTCCTCATCCTCTCGGGTCACATTCTTGAACTCAGTGTAATTCCACTCGTGGTTGACTCCAAGCTCTTTGGCAACTACCTTTCCTTCAGCCTCTATCCTGGGGTAATCTGCAAAATAGCGTGTCTTAATGAtagcaaaagaaaacaaacaatgccatcacttttttttctaaacttgtGGTTTTGCTGTTTACCTGGATGGCATAATAACATTATGTTAATCCCCCCAATAGGATGAAGTCGTTGTTCCACTTCCGCAGCATGCTCAAGACAAAACACGTGTAACCGAGAGAAGTCGTCATCAGATCTTGGAATAAATGGTAAAGTTATCTCTACAGATGATGCATTCCCGCCTTTGCTTAGATTAGCATGTGATACGTCAACCTCTTTTCCTTTCTCACATGTAAGTCCTTGGCTGTTTAAAGCAGAAGATAGACCATTTCCAGCCTCGTCGTTGCCATCTGTAACAAAAGATGATGCTTCAAGTACGCAAGCAACTTCATCCGAAACAGGATTATCTAAGCCTTTGTGATCTTCTTCCTCAGAATCAGAAGAGTCTCCATATGCTGAAGCTAACAACCCTAGAGCACCACTCTCTTTTGTTAGGGAACTTGATGAAGTTCTTTGATCAACGGTCTTCGTTGTTGAATGATACGGAGTTTGAACAGGAGCATTGTATAAGTCACCAACATCTTGCTTTCCTGTGTTTTCTGCGTCATGAAACAAAGTTATGAAACAGAGTTAACACTTTAAAGCCATTAACAGAATGAAAGACTAGTTACTTACCTGAAGGAGGCATCACTACATCCTGACCAAGGTTTCCAGATCCGGAAGCAACTGTCCAATCATTCAAGAAGCTACAATCCGCAGACATTAGATATCTAGCTGCTGCTTCTTTAGGTTGAATAATAGCAACACAATCAAAGCTCAAGACTCCACATGTAACACAAGAGAAAAGCCTCTGATCCGAAAGCCCCACAGCTCCATTATTTTTCCTCCTTTCAACATCTGTCGAAGTTCCTTGGGTTTCGTCCTCTTTGCTTGCCAGATGATCTCTGTTCCTTTCACACAAAGATGTAAACTTCTCTTTCACACCGTTACTGAGACTGACCATAACACTATCGGAACTCAAGTCTTCAGATTTTATAAGGAGTGTTGTCTGTCCCTGGTTAGCACCCAAATGAGATCCAATTCGCACGTCAGAGCAAACCGATACATCTGAGGAACTCTGCGGAAGAAGAGCTATTGGAGATCCTTTTCCAAGAGAGTGGAGCAACTCGTTGTTGTGGATAATGTTTTGCACAAACAGTTCATTAGTCAGTTTTTCTCCTTCgctttttttcttatctttcaATCTAGAACTCCTTGGTTTGTTGTGGATGCTATCTGGCACTCTGCAATGAGTGACGCACACCTTATGTAAACCATTTTAAGAGTTCTATGACTAAACTTGAAGAGTGTGTGGAAAGAAGAAAGAGTACCTTGAACCTAGAGCCAATGCATAGTCATAAAGTAACTGGAGATGAGAAACCATTGGAGGGTAATTTATGGAAGCTCGCCGGATGGCTGCATCTTTTGCCATCCTCAACCATTGTGGAGTTGCAATGTTAGATGCTTCCCCAAAATTGAATCCTGCAACCCCCCAAAATTGTGTTGCAAGGTTATATTAACGCATTAAGCCTTGAATAATGAACTTGAAGATAGTGAATAAAGGTTGCTTGCTCACCATGACTAAACCCTGAGTGATATGCTCCTGGAAAGGTGATGACAAAATCTCCAGGATTTTGTACTAACCTGATACAAGCAAACCACTTGCGTGAATAAAACAGGAGAAAAAAAACTGTTTACATTCTAAACAGAGCACAAACAGAGAACCAGTACCTGCAACATGGTATCCCAGCTCTAACAAATACTTCAGGAGACATAACTGTTGTCTTCTCACCAAGAGTAGAAAATGTCACTGGTAAAACAACAATATAAAGAGGTATAACCACTTAGTTTGCTTGAATGCAGCTGCATAAGCAGTTCCAAGCAACAGAAGGAACAGAACATACAACAAAGCCAACAATCAAAACAAGAAACTGAACCACTAAGTAACTCTAAGTCACTCTAGTCTCACATAACACCAATCGACATCCACCAGATACTCGCCAAGATAAGTATTTGGTTTACTTGCGTGAAGTTACATGAACATATTCTTCAATGGTCAACTTTTAGAAACAAAGCAGACAGTTAAAAGCAACACAAATATGCTAACAATCAGAACAATGAACTGAAACTGAACTCTCAGACTCGCAGAATCTAAATAATTTAACTTTCAAAAGAAACTTGTCATCAAAAGAAGACTCTAGTTTGAAACAAAAACCGACCAAGCACCGGGCTTTACTACTGACATTTTTTTGACAAACGTAACAGAGTATCCCATAGCAAAAAGCAAATCAGTAGAAAAGAAAACTGACCAAGAGGATTAAGCTCTTCTCCATAACCATGAACCCTGACCACCTCCTCAAAGGCCATAGCAGCATCCTTTGGAACACCGTACCAAGTCTTACCAGCACCCATATGCAAGTAATTGAGACTATGGAGGTCATGGTCCTCCACATGCCAAGCAAACCAACTAAACATCATAGCGATATAAACCATGGGAGATGTGACCCCAGGGATCTCCTCTTTCATGAACTTAAGCAAAGACCCTTCAGCTCTAGCCATGGCCCTCATGTTCCAAGCAGTCTCACCAACAGTCCCACAATCACCACCAGATTCTCTCCTCCTCGCGGCTGCTAAACTCAGAGGCACAAAAGCGGACCCGGGCATGTCGTTGGCGTACTCAACGGAGAAGGGCTTATCCACCGAGGCTCTCCAGTAAAGGGTCTCGACTTCGAGCGGCGAGACGGAACCCTTCTTGCCGCACTTCTTAAGATAACTCTTCTCAAAGTTCTTAGCTTTAAACTCGAACTCATCGAAAGTGTAACGCTCACCGCTCTGCCACACGGGTCTCTGCACGGGGCGCTGCCTCCTAGGGCAAAACCCGATCTGCTGCTGACGCGTGGTGAATGTGGGACCGCCGTCGTAATCGGGCTTTCCGCCGTCGCGAGCCCTGGCCCTGGCTCGAGCGGCGAGAGAGCGGTTGAGGTTGTTAATGGCGGTTTTCTTAGAGGAAGGAGGAACGGGAGGCACAATTTTGCAGATGCCGTATCTGGAAGCTTCCTCTTCGATCTTGCAAATGTAAGCCATCGGATCTTGGAACTCTGCCAGAGTGGGTCTGAACTCTGGGGCCACTGGCAGCGATTTCAGCCATGGGAACACGTCTTGACTCTGCTCTGAAAccgccatc
This genomic window contains:
- the LOC103873145 gene encoding lysine-specific demethylase REF6 isoform X1 → MAVSEQSQDVFPWLKSLPVAPEFRPTLAEFQDPMAYICKIEEEASRYGICKIVPPVPPSSKKTAINNLNRSLAARARARARDGGKPDYDGGPTFTTRQQQIGFCPRRQRPVQRPVWQSGERYTFDEFEFKAKNFEKSYLKKCGKKGSVSPLEVETLYWRASVDKPFSVEYANDMPGSAFVPLSLAAARRRESGGDCGTVGETAWNMRAMARAEGSLLKFMKEEIPGVTSPMVYIAMMFSWFAWHVEDHDLHSLNYLHMGAGKTWYGVPKDAAMAFEEVVRVHGYGEELNPLVTFSTLGEKTTVMSPEVFVRAGIPCCRLVQNPGDFVITFPGAYHSGFSHGFNFGEASNIATPQWLRMAKDAAIRRASINYPPMVSHLQLLYDYALALGSRVPDSIHNKPRSSRLKDKKKSEGEKLTNELFVQNIIHNNELLHSLGKGSPIALLPQSSSDVSVCSDVRIGSHLGANQGQTTLLIKSEDLSSDSVMVSLSNGVKEKFTSLCERNRDHLASKEDETQGTSTDVERRKNNGAVGLSDQRLFSCVTCGVLSFDCVAIIQPKEAAARYLMSADCSFLNDWTVASGSGNLGQDVVMPPSENTGKQDVGDLYNAPVQTPYHSTTKTVDQRTSSSSLTKESGALGLLASAYGDSSDSEEEDHKGLDNPVSDEVACVLEASSFVTDGNDEAGNGLSSALNSQGLTCEKGKEVDVSHANLSKGGNASSVEITLPFIPRSDDDFSRLHVFCLEHAAEVEQRLHPIGGINIMLLCHPDYPRIEAEGKVVAKELGVNHEWNYTEFKNVTREDEETIQAALANVEAKAGNSDWAVKLGINLSHSAILSRSPLYSKQMPYNSVIYNVFGRTSPATPQVSGIRSSRQRKYVAGKWCGKVWMSHQVHPFLLEEDFEGEETERSHLRAALDEDVTVHGNDSRDATTMFGRKYSRKRKARGKAAPRKKLTSFKREAGVSDDTSEDHSYKQQWRAYGDEEESYFETGNEVSGDSSNQMSDQQQLKGVESDDDEVSERSLGQEYTVRREYASSESSKENGFQVYREDQPMYGDNDMYRHPRGIPRSKRTKVFRDLVSYDSEDQQRERVFTSDAQTSRMDDEYDSEENSLEEQDFCSSGKRQTRSIAKRKVKTKIVQSLGDTGGRTLLQSGSRKKMKELDSYMEGPSTRLRVRTPKPSRGSSATKPKKTGKKGRNVSFSEVASEEEVEENEEESEEASTRIRVRTLKPPRRSLETKPKKTGKKGSNVSSLSGVASEEEVEEDEQEECLPYQCDMEGCTMSFSSEKQLSLHKRNICPVKGCGKNFFSHKYLVQHQRVHSDERPLKCPWKGCKMTFKWAWSRTEHIRVHTGERPYVCAEPGCSQTFRFVSDFSRHKRKTGHSAKKIKKK
- the LOC103873145 gene encoding lysine-specific demethylase REF6 isoform X2, which codes for MAVSEQSQDVFPWLKSLPVAPEFRPTLAEFQDPMAYICKIEEEASRYGICKIVPPVPPSSKKTAINNLNRSLAARARARARDGGKPDYDGGPTFTTRQQQIGFCPRRQRPVQRPVWQSGERYTFDEFEFKAKNFEKSYLKKCGKKGSVSPLEVETLYWRASVDKPFSVEYANDMPGSAFVPLSLAAARRRESGGDCGTVGETAWNMRAMARAEGSLLKFMKEEIPGVTSPMVYIAMMFSWFAWHVEDHDLHSLNYLHMGAGKTWYGVPKDAAMAFEEVVRVHGYGEELNPLVTFSTLGEKTTVMSPEVFVRAGIPCCRLVQNPGDFVITFPGAYHSGFSHGFNFGEASNIATPQWLRMAKDAAIRRASINYPPMVSHLQLLYDYALALGSRVPDSIHNKPRSSRLKDKKKSEGEKLTNELFVQNIIHNNELLHSLGKGSPIALLPQSSSDVSVCSDVRIGSHLGANQGQTTLLIKSEDLSSDSVMVSLSNGVKEKFTSLCERNRDHLASKEDETQGTSTDVERRKNNGAVGLSDQRLFSCVTCGVLSFDCVAIIQPKEAAARYLMSADCSFLNDWTVASGSGNLGQDVVMPPSGKQDVGDLYNAPVQTPYHSTTKTVDQRTSSSSLTKESGALGLLASAYGDSSDSEEEDHKGLDNPVSDEVACVLEASSFVTDGNDEAGNGLSSALNSQGLTCEKGKEVDVSHANLSKGGNASSVEITLPFIPRSDDDFSRLHVFCLEHAAEVEQRLHPIGGINIMLLCHPDYPRIEAEGKVVAKELGVNHEWNYTEFKNVTREDEETIQAALANVEAKAGNSDWAVKLGINLSHSAILSRSPLYSKQMPYNSVIYNVFGRTSPATPQVSGIRSSRQRKYVAGKWCGKVWMSHQVHPFLLEEDFEGEETERSHLRAALDEDVTVHGNDSRDATTMFGRKYSRKRKARGKAAPRKKLTSFKREAGVSDDTSEDHSYKQQWRAYGDEEESYFETGNEVSGDSSNQMSDQQQLKGVESDDDEVSERSLGQEYTVRREYASSESSKENGFQVYREDQPMYGDNDMYRHPRGIPRSKRTKVFRDLVSYDSEDQQRERVFTSDAQTSRMDDEYDSEENSLEEQDFCSSGKRQTRSIAKRKVKTKIVQSLGDTGGRTLLQSGSRKKMKELDSYMEGPSTRLRVRTPKPSRGSSATKPKKTGKKGRNVSFSEVASEEEVEENEEESEEASTRIRVRTLKPPRRSLETKPKKTGKKGSNVSSLSGVASEEEVEEDEQEECLPYQCDMEGCTMSFSSEKQLSLHKRNICPVKGCGKNFFSHKYLVQHQRVHSDERPLKCPWKGCKMTFKWAWSRTEHIRVHTGERPYVCAEPGCSQTFRFVSDFSRHKRKTGHSAKKIKKK